In Parasteatoda tepidariorum isolate YZ-2023 unplaced genomic scaffold, CAS_Ptep_4.0 HiC_scaffold_343, whole genome shotgun sequence, a genomic segment contains:
- the LOC122269855 gene encoding uncharacterized protein, with protein sequence MKGENVKGKSKLSSLNCFIDKKGLIRVGGRIVNSSVNDYTKHPIVLPAKHPLTYMIVHYFHLKYLHVGAQTLLYLIRQKYWPVNGRNLCRLVIHNCVTCTKNKPVLEQQLMGQLPKERIEPSPPFTITGIDFCGPFYIKFKGQRKGVLNKIYVAIYVCFCTKSIHLDFVSDLTSTGFIASLKRFFSRRGKASKIFTDNGRNFVGADAELKRLFKIINSPDEPLAQYFAEEKIDWHYNPPRSPNFGGLYEAGVKSFKFHLKRIAGNSNFTLEEFITVLAKIEGVLNSRPLTPLSADFENFDTLTPGHFLIGRPITSITEPQLADINENRLSKWEKISKISQKIWRLWKRDYLSNLQERHKWQFSKDNVKIGTLVLVKEENLPATKWLTGRIEEIFRGSDGK encoded by the coding sequence ATGAAAGGTGAGAATGTGAAAGGTAAAAGTAAATTGTCTTCtcttaattgttttattgataaaaagggTCTTATACGTGTTGGAGGTCGAATTGTAAATTCAAGTGTTAATGATTATACTAAACATCCAATTGTCCTTCCAGCAAAACATCCCTTAACCTATATGATTgtacattattttcatttgaaatatttacatgtCGGAGCACAAACTTTATTGTACTTAATACGTCAAAAATATTGGCCTGTGAACGGCAGAAATTTGTGCAGGTTGGTAATACACAATTGTGTTACGTGCACAAAAAACAAACCAGTTTTAGAGCAACAATTAATGGGTCAGTTACCTAAAGAACGAATCGAACCTTCTCCTCCATTTACCATAACAGGTATTGATTTTTGTGGaccattttatataaaatttaaaggacaAAGGAAAGgtgttttaaataagatatatgTTGCAATTTATGTATGTTTCTGTACTAAATCAATACATTTAGATTTTGTAAGTGACTTAACATCAACAGGGTTTATAGCTagcttgaaaagatttttttctagaaGAGGTAAGGCCTCTAAAATTTTCACTGACAATGGACGAAATTTCGTGGGTGCAGACGCTGAACTGAAAcggcttttcaaaattattaattcaccAGATGAACCTTTGGCTCAATATTTTGCCGAGGAAAAAATTGATTGGCATTATAACCCCCCAAGATCACCAAATTTTGGAGGATTATATGAAGCCGGcgttaaatcttttaaattccaCCTAAAACGGATAGCGGGAAACTCCAATTTTACTTTGGAAGAATTCATTACAGTTTTAGCGAAGATTGAAGGAGTATTAAACTCCAGGCCATTGACTCCATTGTCAGCTGATTTCGAAAACTTTGATACCCTAACACCTGGGCATTTTCTTATTGGGAGACCCATCACTTCCATTACAGAACCTCAACTTGCAGATATCAATGAAAATAGACTCAGTAAATGGGaaaagatttctaaaatttctcaaaaaatttggaGACTTTGGAAGAGAGATTATTTAAGTAATCTCCAAGAACGCCACAAATGGCAGTTCAGTAAAGATAATGTTAAAATTGGAACTTTAGTGTTGGTGAAAGAAGAGAATTTGCCAGCAACTAAATGGTTAACAGGAAGAATTGAGGAAATATTTAGGGGAAGTGATGGGAAG